Proteins co-encoded in one Opitutus terrae PB90-1 genomic window:
- a CDS encoding type I polyketide synthase, protein MSASDNEPLARPNDIAVIGLALRVPGARNVEEFWANLRAGREAVTFFTDEELRRAGVEAAKLANPRYVKANAVLADADRFDAEFFGYTPREAELLDVQQRVFLECAWTALEHAGYDPLAVPGACAVFAGAGLNTYLLRQLMQNPAAVESAGGFQVLIANDKDFLASRVSYKLNLRGPSVAVQSACSTSLVAIHLAVQSVLAGDCDVALAGGVSIRVPQTEGYLWQEGMILSPDGHCRPFSARGAGIIGGNGAGVVVLKRLEDALADGDTVHAVIRGSAVNNDGSAKLGYTAPSQEGQEAVIAEALAVAGVVADDIGYVEAHGTGTPLGDPIEVAALTRVFRRTTPRTQFCALGSVKSNLGHLDTAAGVVGFIKAVLAVKHGEIPPSLHGESPNPQIDFASSPFRVATELTAWPMAAEAPRRAGVSSFGIGGTNAHVILEQPPAMRVGPASEEDQLLIVSARTEAALRQSGAALAAAVSGGHLPLADVASTLALGRRAFAHRAYVVARDPADAAQQLRAVEPAVAGERMRQVAFLFPGQGTQYPGMGAGLYAAEPVFRTEVDRCLELLRPHVDFDLRALLLDRTGDARLLARTDVAQLALFVVSYALARLWEAWGVRPEAMLGHSIGEWTAACLAEVFTLEEALRLVAARGRLMAAQPAGAMLAVALGEADTRALLDDRFDVAAVNAAGQTVVSGTIAAMTALADTLAARGIGSTRLQTSHAYHSAMMEPAAQALMSAFHEVPRRAPTRRWISSTTGTWITPEQAADPGYWARHLRGTVRFADGLATLLTDPEIALLEVGAGRTLCGLAERHPARGTGRVMAHSLHGAREATTDETTMRHALGRLWVAGVPIAWAEVYREQKRRRVPLPTYPFAGERYWIEAQPSGARNVDVGGKRQDPADWFYVPGWRRGLALAALPPITGGEWALIPDASGLAERLAARLRGLGAAVRIGADPTKLLGARWIVSLRDVSAADASEPKLDELCALGRVLSSQALAETRLTVVATGLHAFPGENSAEPAKSLLLGAARVLPNEIAGMSVRVIDVARAELSAESLLDALIAEARGGEDEFVALRGRERWMQTLEPVRLEVGEAKPCRPGAVVVITGGFGGLGLALAESLFERARARLVLVGRSTAAAAAQQRIDALIARGAEVITAVADVTDESALQRVHAQIRSRFGGCQGVIHAAGVAGGGALARRDPVAAAAVRAAKVAGTLVVDRVFGAEALDFFVLMSSLTAQLGEFGQADYAAANAFLDAYATARRREGVPMVAIGWDAWRDVGMAARFEPQGALAAWQERQKELRLTNAEGAEVLVRAVAAGVPHVIVSTVDLAWRRRQTRAPKGTTSGATKDAVPARAAHPRPALPVTFAPPQTATQRKIAAVWEELLGVAPVGVNDDFFALGGHSLLASQAVARLRDAGVNGLTLATFFEAPTIVRLAATVAADSADEPALVPAARAGRLPLSFAQQALWLLDRMEGRSAHYNEFGAQRIRGPLEVARLRRALGMIVDRHEVLRTRFVEQDGEAAQVVDPPAALELPVEELPESRLAARAAEIAGEAFDLVRGPLLRARLVKLGPDDHVLMIAVHHIVFDGWSSAVFFREAMAAYAALARGADPALPALAVQYADYAVWQRRWLTGARREALAAFWKEQLAGPLPVLALPTDHPRPATAGHRGRRLPLEFGADLTSRLRARAQEQGASLFMLVLSGYGAVLGRTAAQEEVIVGCPMAGRERRELEPLIGFFINPLPIRISLAGAPRLTDVVERVRGRVVAGFAHAALPFEQMVTAVQPPRDPSRSAVFQTVLTFQNAAGVSGSAAGTSLQLEPWERDEVPVRTDLDFYCWETPDGLRGYFVYNVDLFTAATVQRLATRLRKVLETLAADPATRLAAVAFEAAALPALRPVRSTPTPNAPKLSVP, encoded by the coding sequence ATGAGCGCCAGCGACAACGAGCCGCTCGCGCGGCCGAACGACATCGCGGTGATCGGGCTCGCGCTGCGCGTGCCCGGCGCGCGAAACGTGGAGGAGTTTTGGGCCAACCTGCGCGCCGGCCGCGAGGCGGTGACGTTTTTCACGGACGAGGAGCTGCGCCGCGCCGGCGTCGAGGCCGCGAAACTGGCGAATCCGCGGTATGTGAAGGCGAACGCCGTGCTGGCGGACGCCGATCGTTTCGACGCCGAGTTCTTCGGCTACACGCCGCGTGAGGCCGAGCTGCTCGATGTGCAGCAGCGCGTGTTTCTGGAGTGCGCGTGGACCGCGCTCGAGCATGCCGGTTACGATCCACTCGCGGTGCCGGGCGCCTGCGCCGTGTTTGCCGGTGCGGGGCTCAATACCTATCTGCTGCGGCAGCTGATGCAGAATCCGGCGGCGGTCGAGTCCGCGGGCGGGTTCCAGGTACTGATCGCCAACGACAAGGATTTCCTCGCCTCGCGCGTCTCGTACAAGCTGAACCTGCGCGGGCCGAGCGTGGCCGTGCAATCGGCCTGTTCGACCTCGCTGGTCGCGATCCACCTCGCGGTGCAAAGCGTGCTCGCGGGCGATTGCGACGTGGCCCTGGCCGGTGGCGTCTCGATCCGCGTGCCGCAAACGGAAGGTTACCTGTGGCAGGAAGGCATGATCCTTTCGCCGGATGGCCACTGCCGCCCGTTTTCGGCGCGCGGCGCGGGTATCATCGGTGGCAACGGCGCCGGAGTGGTGGTGCTGAAACGGCTCGAGGACGCGCTCGCGGACGGCGACACGGTACACGCGGTGATCCGTGGTTCCGCGGTGAACAACGACGGCTCCGCGAAACTCGGCTACACGGCGCCCAGCCAGGAGGGGCAGGAGGCGGTGATTGCGGAGGCGCTGGCGGTGGCTGGCGTGGTGGCGGACGACATCGGCTACGTCGAGGCGCACGGTACGGGCACGCCGCTGGGCGATCCGATCGAGGTGGCGGCGTTGACGCGGGTGTTCCGGCGGACGACGCCGCGCACGCAGTTCTGCGCGCTGGGCTCGGTGAAGAGCAACCTGGGCCATCTCGACACCGCGGCGGGCGTGGTCGGATTCATCAAGGCAGTGCTGGCCGTGAAGCACGGCGAGATTCCGCCGAGCCTGCATGGCGAGTCGCCGAATCCGCAGATCGATTTTGCGTCGAGTCCATTCCGCGTGGCTACGGAGCTCACCGCCTGGCCAATGGCGGCGGAGGCGCCGCGGCGGGCCGGCGTGAGCTCGTTCGGCATCGGTGGCACGAACGCGCACGTGATCCTCGAGCAGCCACCCGCGATGAGGGTTGGGCCCGCGAGCGAAGAGGATCAGTTGCTAATCGTCTCGGCGCGGACCGAGGCCGCGCTGCGCCAGAGCGGTGCTGCGCTGGCCGCGGCGGTGAGCGGCGGGCACCTGCCGCTGGCGGACGTCGCATCGACGCTCGCGCTGGGCCGGCGGGCGTTCGCGCATCGGGCCTACGTGGTGGCACGGGATCCGGCGGACGCGGCGCAACAGCTCCGTGCGGTCGAGCCTGCCGTCGCCGGCGAGCGGATGCGGCAAGTGGCGTTCCTGTTTCCCGGCCAGGGTACGCAATATCCGGGCATGGGCGCCGGGTTGTATGCGGCCGAACCGGTCTTTCGGACGGAGGTTGACCGGTGTCTGGAGTTGTTGCGCCCGCACGTCGATTTCGATCTCCGCGCACTGCTGCTGGATCGGACCGGCGACGCGCGGCTGCTGGCACGCACCGACGTCGCGCAACTGGCGCTGTTCGTCGTGAGCTACGCGTTGGCGCGGCTGTGGGAAGCGTGGGGCGTGCGGCCCGAGGCGATGCTGGGTCATAGCATCGGCGAATGGACGGCGGCGTGCCTCGCGGAGGTGTTCACGCTGGAGGAGGCGCTCCGGCTCGTGGCCGCGCGCGGCCGGCTGATGGCGGCGCAGCCCGCGGGCGCAATGCTGGCGGTCGCACTCGGCGAGGCCGACACGCGTGCGCTGCTCGATGATCGTTTCGACGTCGCCGCGGTCAACGCCGCGGGACAGACCGTGGTTTCGGGGACCATCGCGGCGATGACTGCGCTGGCCGATACGCTGGCAGCGCGTGGGATTGGCTCGACGCGATTGCAGACCTCGCATGCGTATCATTCGGCGATGATGGAGCCCGCGGCCCAAGCGCTGATGAGCGCGTTCCACGAGGTGCCGCGACGCGCGCCGACGCGGCGGTGGATTTCCAGCACGACCGGCACGTGGATCACGCCGGAGCAGGCGGCGGATCCGGGTTATTGGGCGCGGCATTTGCGCGGGACGGTGCGATTCGCGGACGGACTGGCCACGCTGCTCACGGATCCGGAGATCGCGCTGCTCGAGGTCGGCGCGGGCCGGACCTTGTGCGGACTGGCGGAACGGCATCCCGCGCGCGGGACCGGACGGGTCATGGCGCACTCGCTGCACGGAGCGAGGGAGGCAACCACGGATGAGACGACGATGCGCCACGCGCTGGGGCGGCTCTGGGTCGCGGGCGTGCCGATCGCGTGGGCGGAGGTTTACCGCGAGCAGAAGCGACGGCGCGTGCCGTTACCGACGTATCCGTTCGCCGGCGAGCGCTACTGGATCGAGGCCCAGCCCAGTGGCGCGAGGAACGTTGACGTGGGCGGCAAACGTCAGGATCCGGCCGACTGGTTTTATGTGCCGGGGTGGCGGCGGGGACTCGCGCTGGCGGCGTTGCCGCCGATCACCGGCGGCGAATGGGCGCTGATTCCGGACGCGAGCGGCCTGGCCGAGCGGCTGGCGGCGCGGCTGCGCGGGCTCGGCGCAGCGGTGCGCATCGGCGCGGATCCGACGAAGCTGCTGGGCGCCCGCTGGATCGTTTCGCTGCGGGACGTGAGCGCGGCGGACGCTAGCGAGCCGAAGCTCGACGAACTCTGTGCTCTCGGTCGCGTGCTAAGCTCGCAGGCGCTGGCCGAGACGCGACTGACCGTGGTGGCGACGGGACTGCATGCGTTTCCCGGAGAAAATTCCGCGGAGCCGGCGAAGAGCCTGCTGCTGGGGGCCGCGCGCGTGCTGCCGAACGAGATTGCGGGAATGTCTGTCCGGGTCATCGACGTGGCGCGCGCAGAACTCTCGGCGGAGTCGCTGCTCGACGCGCTGATCGCGGAGGCGCGCGGGGGCGAGGACGAGTTCGTCGCGCTGCGCGGTCGCGAACGCTGGATGCAGACGCTCGAGCCGGTGCGGCTCGAGGTGGGCGAAGCGAAGCCCTGCCGACCCGGCGCGGTGGTGGTGATCACGGGTGGGTTCGGCGGACTGGGACTCGCGCTCGCGGAGAGCTTGTTCGAGCGGGCACGGGCGCGGCTCGTGCTCGTGGGCCGGTCGACGGCGGCGGCGGCCGCACAGCAGCGGATCGATGCACTCATCGCGCGAGGCGCGGAGGTCATCACCGCGGTCGCAGACGTCACCGACGAGTCAGCGCTGCAGCGCGTGCATGCGCAGATCCGTTCGCGGTTTGGTGGGTGTCAGGGCGTGATCCATGCCGCCGGCGTGGCGGGCGGCGGAGCGCTGGCGCGTCGCGACCCGGTGGCAGCGGCAGCGGTGCGCGCGGCCAAGGTCGCGGGGACGCTCGTCGTCGACCGGGTGTTCGGCGCGGAGGCACTCGACTTCTTCGTGCTCATGTCGTCGCTGACGGCGCAGCTCGGCGAGTTCGGCCAGGCCGACTACGCGGCGGCGAACGCGTTTCTCGATGCTTACGCGACGGCGCGTCGCCGCGAGGGCGTGCCGATGGTGGCGATCGGGTGGGATGCGTGGCGCGACGTCGGCATGGCGGCGCGGTTTGAGCCGCAGGGTGCGCTCGCTGCGTGGCAGGAGCGGCAAAAGGAGCTCCGATTGACCAACGCCGAAGGAGCCGAGGTTCTCGTGCGCGCGGTCGCAGCCGGGGTGCCGCACGTGATCGTCTCGACGGTCGATCTCGCGTGGCGCCGACGCCAGACGCGCGCGCCCAAGGGTACGACCAGCGGCGCGACGAAGGACGCAGTTCCAGCACGAGCGGCGCATCCGCGACCGGCACTGCCGGTGACGTTTGCACCGCCGCAAACAGCGACGCAGCGGAAGATCGCCGCAGTCTGGGAAGAACTGCTCGGCGTTGCGCCGGTGGGCGTGAACGATGATTTCTTTGCGCTGGGCGGCCATTCGCTGCTGGCGTCGCAAGCGGTGGCACGATTGCGCGACGCGGGCGTGAACGGGTTGACGCTGGCGACGTTCTTCGAAGCGCCGACGATCGTGCGGCTGGCGGCGACGGTCGCCGCCGACAGCGCCGACGAGCCGGCGCTGGTGCCGGCTGCGCGCGCCGGGCGGCTGCCGCTGTCGTTCGCGCAGCAGGCGCTCTGGCTGCTCGATCGAATGGAAGGCCGCAGCGCGCACTACAATGAGTTCGGCGCGCAGCGGATTCGCGGACCGTTGGAGGTGGCGCGGCTGCGGCGGGCACTGGGGATGATCGTCGACCGGCACGAGGTGCTGCGGACGCGATTTGTCGAGCAGGACGGCGAGGCCGCCCAGGTCGTTGATCCGCCGGCGGCGCTGGAGCTGCCGGTCGAGGAACTGCCGGAGTCGCGGCTGGCGGCGCGCGCGGCGGAGATTGCCGGCGAGGCGTTCGATCTCGTGCGCGGACCGCTGCTGCGCGCGCGGCTGGTCAAGCTCGGGCCGGACGACCACGTGCTGATGATCGCGGTGCATCACATCGTGTTCGACGGCTGGTCGTCAGCGGTGTTTTTCCGCGAAGCCATGGCTGCGTATGCCGCGCTCGCGCGGGGCGCGGACCCGGCGTTGCCGGCGCTCGCGGTGCAGTATGCTGATTACGCGGTGTGGCAGCGGCGCTGGCTGACCGGCGCGCGGCGCGAGGCGCTCGCGGCGTTTTGGAAGGAGCAGCTTGCGGGTCCGCTGCCGGTGCTCGCGCTGCCGACGGATCACCCGCGGCCGGCGACGGCCGGGCATCGCGGTCGGCGGCTGCCGCTGGAGTTTGGTGCAGACCTGACGAGCCGACTCCGGGCGCGCGCCCAGGAGCAAGGCGCGTCGCTGTTCATGCTCGTCCTAAGCGGATACGGCGCCGTGCTTGGGCGCACGGCGGCTCAGGAAGAGGTGATCGTCGGTTGCCCGATGGCGGGCCGGGAGCGGCGCGAACTCGAGCCGTTGATCGGCTTCTTCATCAATCCGCTGCCGATCCGGATCAGCCTGGCCGGGGCACCGCGGCTGACGGATGTGGTCGAGCGCGTCCGAGGTCGGGTGGTGGCGGGATTCGCGCACGCGGCGTTGCCCTTCGAGCAGATGGTCACGGCGGTGCAGCCGCCGCGCGATCCGAGTCGCTCGGCGGTTTTCCAAACCGTGCTGACCTTCCAGAATGCGGCGGGTGTTTCGGGCTCGGCAGCGGGGACGTCGCTGCAGCTGGAGCCGTGGGAACGCGACGAAGTCCCGGTGCGGACGGACTTGGATTTCTACTGCTGGGAAACGCCGGATGGGCTGCGCGGCTATTTCGTCTACAACGTGGATCTGTTCACCGCGGCGACGGTGCAGCGGCTCGCGACGCGATTGCGGAAGGTCCTCGAAACGCTGGCGGCAGACCCCGCGACCCGGCTAGCGGCCGTGGCGTTCGAAGCCGCCGCGCTGCCGGCCTTGCGACCGGTGCGGAGCACGCCCACCCCGAACGCACCGAAGCTTTCCGTGCCATGA
- a CDS encoding non-ribosomal peptide synthetase, translating into MRFPLSSHQERLWFIDQFEAGHVYPAAPTYHNIPLLLHGRCWLDGARLAAAWRQLVARHGALRTRIVADGAGALQSVEAEIDAPLIERHLGNVDATAALEAALADAQQPIALGRDSLVRATWWRYGPAEGEEFVLAITLHHLVGDKPSLRILAEELAALLRGEGGTLPAPELQYADFSEWQRTLPADALEPLLFYWKWQLRGRLAALELPSARPRPAVHTFTAAHHRFAWEAGLVGGLRALAQRMEVEPAVVALAAFQILLHRYARQDEIVLGTSFPCRRQPGSERLVGPVANLVVLRQTLADNPAGTTVIGESARIWGEAREHQEMPFDPLVLALNPEKDMSRTALFDVLFGYEDAPLPVLDLGGGGTAHQVDANLGLGKYDLNLALQAERDGGMTGALVYNADLHDAGFIEQMMRHYTRIVAALVAEPERRIDEIVLLDAQEERQQLEAWNATDAHAPRELTLHALFAAQVRRTPERIAINFGAEQLTYAELDARANRVAQRLRRLGVGPDALVGLYFERSIELIVAILGVLKSGGGYLPFDPIYPPERIAFMLADAQPRVLLTQPECLERVQRVIATLAAETGGGEVAAALTVVALEDGAALLADESAAAPEEIARPEHLAYCIYTSGSTGRPKGALIEHRQVVRLLLNDRLPFAFGADDVWTLFHSCCFDFSVWEMYGALLYGGRLVIVPRAVAQDPAAFAELVAREQVTVLNQTPTSFYQFARTVLARREQLALRVVIFGGEALAPLHLREFRAAYPAVRLVNMYGITETTVHVTVEDVSDVDIAANRSTIGRPIPTTTTNLLDGQLQLVPVGVPGEICVGGEGVGRGYLKRDELTRARFVVNPYRSAERLYRSGDLAKQLPDGRMIYLGRIDDQVQIRGFRVELGEIKTRLLQHPAVSEVELIARPGASGALELVSYYVPRTEVATTELRRHLVATLPDYMVPSAFVPLPALPLTSNGKVDRRALPEPAALGDGAAADYVAPRTPTEENVAAMFAEVLRQERVGANGHFFELGGHSLLATQLMSRVRERFGLELPLRHVFESPTVAALAAVIDAQVKAAPSASAPASIPRAARRTLTKGPE; encoded by the coding sequence ATGAGGTTCCCGCTCTCGTCTCATCAGGAACGTCTTTGGTTCATCGACCAGTTCGAGGCCGGTCACGTCTACCCGGCTGCACCGACGTATCACAATATTCCGCTGCTGTTGCACGGCCGCTGCTGGCTGGATGGCGCGCGGCTTGCGGCGGCGTGGCGGCAGCTCGTCGCGCGGCACGGGGCGTTGCGCACGCGGATCGTGGCGGACGGCGCCGGCGCGCTGCAATCCGTGGAGGCTGAGATCGATGCGCCGTTGATCGAACGACATCTCGGTAACGTCGATGCTACCGCAGCGCTGGAGGCGGCGCTCGCCGATGCGCAGCAGCCGATTGCGCTCGGTCGCGACTCGCTCGTGCGCGCGACGTGGTGGCGCTACGGGCCGGCCGAAGGCGAGGAGTTTGTGCTGGCGATCACGCTGCACCACCTGGTGGGCGACAAGCCCTCGCTGCGGATCCTGGCCGAGGAGCTGGCCGCGCTGCTGCGGGGCGAGGGCGGCACGTTGCCGGCGCCGGAGCTGCAGTATGCGGATTTCTCGGAATGGCAGCGCACGCTCCCGGCGGACGCGTTGGAGCCACTGCTGTTTTATTGGAAATGGCAGCTGCGCGGCCGGCTCGCGGCGCTCGAGCTGCCGTCGGCGCGGCCGCGACCCGCGGTGCACACGTTCACGGCCGCGCACCACCGGTTCGCGTGGGAGGCGGGGCTGGTTGGTGGGCTGCGGGCGCTGGCGCAACGCATGGAGGTCGAGCCCGCGGTGGTCGCGCTGGCCGCGTTTCAGATCCTGCTCCACCGCTATGCGCGGCAGGACGAGATTGTCCTGGGCACGAGCTTCCCGTGTCGCCGTCAACCGGGTTCCGAGCGACTGGTTGGTCCGGTGGCCAATCTCGTCGTGCTCCGGCAGACGCTTGCGGATAATCCGGCCGGCACGACCGTGATCGGGGAATCGGCGCGGATCTGGGGCGAGGCCCGCGAACACCAGGAGATGCCGTTCGATCCGCTGGTGCTCGCGCTGAATCCGGAAAAGGACATGAGCCGGACGGCGCTGTTCGACGTGCTCTTCGGCTACGAAGACGCGCCGCTGCCGGTGTTGGACCTCGGCGGCGGCGGGACGGCGCATCAGGTCGACGCGAATCTCGGGCTGGGGAAGTACGACCTGAACCTGGCGCTGCAAGCCGAACGCGACGGCGGCATGACCGGTGCGCTGGTGTACAACGCGGACCTCCACGACGCCGGGTTCATCGAGCAGATGATGCGGCACTACACGCGGATCGTCGCCGCGCTGGTCGCCGAGCCGGAGCGGCGGATCGACGAGATCGTGTTGCTCGATGCGCAGGAGGAACGGCAGCAGCTCGAAGCCTGGAATGCCACGGACGCGCACGCGCCGCGCGAGCTGACGCTGCACGCGTTGTTCGCGGCGCAGGTGCGGCGGACGCCGGAACGGATCGCGATCAATTTTGGGGCGGAACAGCTGACGTATGCCGAGCTCGACGCGCGGGCGAATCGGGTCGCGCAGCGGCTGCGCCGGCTCGGCGTTGGACCGGATGCGCTGGTCGGGCTGTATTTCGAGCGCTCGATCGAGCTGATCGTCGCGATCCTCGGTGTGCTGAAATCCGGCGGTGGTTACCTGCCCTTTGATCCGATTTATCCGCCGGAGCGGATTGCCTTCATGCTGGCCGACGCGCAGCCGCGCGTGCTGCTGACGCAACCGGAGTGCCTCGAACGCGTGCAGCGCGTGATCGCGACGCTCGCGGCGGAAACCGGCGGTGGCGAGGTCGCGGCGGCGTTGACGGTCGTCGCGCTCGAGGATGGCGCGGCACTGCTGGCGGACGAGTCCGCAGCCGCGCCGGAGGAGATCGCGCGACCCGAGCATCTGGCCTATTGCATCTACACCTCCGGCTCGACCGGCCGGCCGAAAGGCGCGCTGATCGAGCACCGACAGGTGGTGCGGCTGCTCCTGAACGACCGGCTGCCGTTCGCGTTTGGCGCCGACGACGTGTGGACGCTCTTCCACTCGTGCTGCTTTGATTTTTCGGTGTGGGAGATGTACGGCGCGCTGCTGTATGGCGGGCGGTTGGTGATCGTGCCGCGCGCGGTCGCCCAGGATCCGGCAGCCTTCGCGGAGCTGGTCGCACGCGAGCAGGTGACCGTGCTGAACCAGACCCCGACGTCGTTCTATCAATTCGCGCGCACGGTCCTGGCGCGGCGGGAGCAACTCGCGCTGCGGGTGGTGATCTTCGGCGGCGAGGCGCTCGCACCCCTGCACCTCCGCGAGTTCCGGGCTGCGTATCCGGCCGTCCGACTCGTCAACATGTACGGCATCACCGAAACCACGGTGCACGTGACCGTCGAGGACGTGAGCGACGTGGACATCGCGGCGAATCGCAGCACCATCGGCCGGCCGATCCCGACGACGACGACGAATCTGCTCGACGGGCAGCTCCAACTCGTGCCGGTCGGCGTGCCCGGGGAAATCTGCGTGGGCGGCGAGGGCGTGGGTCGCGGTTACCTCAAGCGCGACGAGCTGACGCGCGCACGATTTGTGGTGAACCCCTACCGTTCGGCCGAACGGCTCTACCGCTCGGGGGACCTCGCGAAGCAATTGCCGGACGGGCGGATGATCTATCTCGGCCGGATCGATGATCAGGTGCAGATCCGGGGCTTCCGCGTCGAGCTGGGCGAGATCAAGACGCGGCTGCTGCAACATCCCGCCGTGTCCGAGGTGGAGCTGATCGCGCGGCCGGGGGCGTCGGGCGCGCTGGAGCTTGTCAGCTACTACGTGCCCCGCACCGAGGTCGCGACGACCGAGCTGCGAAGGCATCTCGTCGCCACGCTACCGGACTACATGGTGCCCTCGGCGTTTGTGCCTTTGCCGGCACTTCCGCTTACGTCCAACGGCAAGGTGGACCGTCGCGCGCTGCCCGAGCCCGCGGCGCTCGGGGACGGTGCCGCGGCGGACTACGTGGCGCCCCGCACGCCGACGGAGGAGAACGTCGCCGCGATGTTTGCCGAGGTGTTGCGGCAGGAGCGCGTCGGCGCGAACGGCCATTTCTTCGAGCTCGGCGGTCATTCGCTGCTCGCGACCCAGCTGATGTCGCGGGTGCGCGAACGTTTCGGGCTCGAGCTGCCGCTGCGGCACGTGTTCGAGTCGCCGACGGTGGCGGCGCTGGCGGCGGTGATCGACGCGCAGGTCAAGGCCGCACCGAGCGCGTCCGCGCCGGCGAGCATTCCGCGCGCGGCGCGGCGAACCCTAACGAAGGGACCGGAGTGA